The Corylus avellana chromosome ca8, CavTom2PMs-1.0 genome has a segment encoding these proteins:
- the LOC132190678 gene encoding uncharacterized protein LOC132190678 — protein sequence MYRSASWSRVSEDQYFMHGSSPSPNEPQSGLRRTPSSENNELPLYDPIAELAKKERARVKFAENAVHLIPLVLFLCAITLWFFSNPDVDVGFKADMARIEGLTLDGEFDNDSDGTQTGVLPLIDLWDDHQVSNKSAKRFK from the exons atgtATAGATCGGCGAGCTGGAGCCGCGTCTCGGAGGATCAGTACTTTATGCATGGGTCGTCACCGTCGCCTAATGAGCCGCAGAGCGGCCTGAGACGGACACCTTCCTCTGAAAACAACGAGCTGCCTCTGTACGACCCTATCGCCGAGTTGGCTAAGAAGGAGAGGGCACGTGTCAAGTTTGCTGAGAATGCCGTGCATCTTATTCCACTTGTCCTCTTCCTCTGCGCCATTACTCTCTGGTTCTTCTCTAATCCAG ATGTAGATGTGGGATTTAAAGCGGATATGGCAAGAATCGAGGGATTGACACTTGATGGAGAATTCGACAATGATAGTGATGGTACTCAAACTGGAGTTTTACCCTTAATAGACTTATGGGACGATCACCAAGTTTCAAACAAATCCGCCAAGAGATTCAAATGA